A region from the Salicibibacter cibarius genome encodes:
- the tuf gene encoding elongation factor Tu: MAKEKFDRSKTHANIGTIGHVDHGKTTLTAAITKVLHEQSGTGTVMEYDAIDGAPEEKERGITIATSHVEYETETRHYAHVDCPGHADYVKNMITGAAQMDGSILVVSAADGPMPQTREHILLSRNVGVPSIVVFLNKVDQVDDEELLELVEMEVRDLLSEYDFPGDDIPVVSGSALKALEGDDEHKQKILDLMNEVDGYIPTPERDTDKPFMMPVEDVFSITGRGTVATGRVERGMLNSGDEVEILGITEEKRKTTVTGVEMFHKILDYAEAGDNIGALLRGVAREDITRGQVLAKPGTITPHTQFKAEVYVLSKDEGGRHTPFFQNYRPQFYFRTTDVTGVINLPEGVEMVMPGDNIEMSVELIQPIAIEDGTRFSIREGGRTVGSGVVTEIVK; this comes from the coding sequence ATGGCAAAAGAAAAATTTGACCGGTCGAAAACGCATGCCAATATTGGCACAATCGGACACGTAGACCATGGAAAAACAACGTTGACTGCAGCGATTACAAAAGTTCTTCATGAACAATCCGGCACTGGTACCGTCATGGAATATGATGCAATTGATGGTGCTCCGGAAGAGAAGGAACGCGGAATTACCATCGCGACTTCCCACGTTGAGTATGAAACGGAAACTCGTCACTACGCACACGTGGATTGCCCGGGACACGCGGACTACGTGAAAAACATGATCACAGGCGCCGCGCAAATGGACGGATCCATCCTAGTTGTATCCGCCGCTGACGGCCCGATGCCGCAAACACGCGAGCACATCTTGCTTTCCCGTAACGTCGGTGTGCCGTCCATCGTTGTTTTCCTTAACAAAGTGGACCAAGTCGATGACGAAGAGTTGCTTGAACTCGTGGAAATGGAAGTGCGCGATCTCCTTTCCGAGTATGACTTCCCGGGAGACGACATTCCTGTTGTATCCGGATCTGCTTTGAAAGCTCTTGAAGGTGATGACGAGCATAAGCAAAAAATTCTTGACTTGATGAATGAAGTCGATGGTTATATCCCGACGCCTGAACGTGATACAGACAAGCCATTCATGATGCCGGTTGAGGACGTCTTCTCCATCACCGGTCGTGGCACGGTTGCAACCGGCCGTGTTGAACGTGGCATGCTCAACAGCGGTGACGAAGTAGAGATTCTCGGTATTACTGAAGAGAAGAGAAAAACTACCGTTACAGGTGTCGAGATGTTCCACAAAATTCTCGACTATGCTGAAGCGGGTGACAACATTGGCGCATTGCTACGTGGTGTTGCCCGTGAAGATATTACACGTGGACAGGTGCTCGCTAAGCCAGGTACAATCACACCTCACACGCAATTTAAAGCAGAAGTCTATGTGCTTTCAAAAGATGAAGGTGGCCGTCACACGCCATTTTTCCAAAATTACCGTCCGCAATTCTACTTTCGCACAACGGATGTTACCGGCGTGATCAACCTTCCTGAAGGCGTGGAAATGGTTATGCCCGGGGACAACATCGAGATGTCCGTGGAACTCATTCAACCGATCGCGATCGAGGACGGGACAAGGTTCTCGATTCGTGAAGGTGGACGTACCGTAGGTTCCGGTGTTGTCACAGAGATCGTGAAGTAA
- the fusA gene encoding elongation factor G: MSREFSLEKTRNIGIMAHIDAGKTTATERILFYTGRTHKIGETHEGASQMDWMSQEQDRGITITSAATTAQWKDHRINIIDTPGHVDFTVEVERSLRVLDGSVAVLDAQSGVEPQTETVWRQATTYHVPRIVFVNKMDKVGADFLYSVSTLRDRLGANAHAVQLPIGAEDEFEGIIDLVEMKAHYYLDDLGKDTEVREIPEEYREQADTYREQLIDAVAEFDEDLMMMYLEGEELSNEDVKKAIRKATLDIEFYPVFCGSAFKNKGVQLILDGVIDYLPAPTDVPAIKGIKPDSEEEVTREADDEGSFSALAFKIMTDPYVGKLTFFRVYSGTLSSGSYVRNSSKDNRERVGRILQMHANSREEISKVYSGDIAAGIGLKDTATGDTLCDEKDRVILESMDFPETVISLSVEPKSKADQDKMGVALGKLSEEDPTFKTYTDEETGQTVISGMGELHLDIIVDRLKREFKVEAIVGAPQVSYRETIKASAQCEGKFIRQSGGRGQYGHVWIEFSPNEQGAGFEFENAIVGGVVPREYIGSVEQGVEEALQNGLLAGYPLIDVKARLYDGSYHDVDSNEMAFKIAASMALKEAKSKCEPALLEPLMKVEIIVPEEYMGDVMGDVTSRRGRVEGMGARGNAQIISAFVPLAEMFGYATNLRSNTQGRGTYSMHFDHYAEVPKSISEEIIKKNTGE; the protein is encoded by the coding sequence ATGTCAAGAGAGTTCTCCTTGGAGAAAACACGTAATATCGGCATCATGGCTCACATCGATGCCGGTAAAACGACGGCCACGGAACGTATTTTGTTCTATACCGGCCGTACTCATAAAATTGGAGAAACACATGAGGGTGCTTCCCAAATGGACTGGATGTCACAAGAGCAAGACCGTGGGATTACCATCACATCTGCCGCGACAACAGCCCAATGGAAAGATCACCGTATCAACATCATTGATACACCCGGGCACGTCGACTTCACGGTCGAAGTGGAACGTTCCCTGCGTGTCCTTGATGGCTCGGTAGCTGTTCTTGATGCGCAATCAGGCGTTGAACCGCAAACCGAAACGGTGTGGCGTCAGGCTACGACCTATCATGTGCCAAGAATTGTTTTCGTCAACAAAATGGATAAAGTAGGCGCGGACTTCCTCTATTCGGTTAGTACATTAAGAGATCGTCTCGGAGCGAACGCTCACGCCGTTCAGCTCCCGATCGGTGCCGAAGATGAATTCGAAGGAATCATCGATCTTGTGGAAATGAAAGCCCACTATTATTTGGATGACTTGGGCAAGGACACAGAAGTCCGCGAGATCCCCGAGGAGTACCGTGAACAAGCAGACACCTATCGTGAGCAACTGATTGATGCCGTTGCAGAATTCGATGAAGATTTGATGATGATGTACCTGGAAGGCGAAGAACTGAGCAACGAGGATGTAAAAAAAGCAATCCGTAAAGCAACATTGGATATTGAATTTTACCCTGTCTTTTGCGGATCGGCTTTTAAAAACAAAGGCGTTCAATTGATCTTGGATGGAGTCATTGATTACTTGCCGGCACCGACGGACGTTCCCGCCATTAAAGGGATCAAGCCGGATTCGGAAGAAGAAGTAACTCGTGAAGCTGATGACGAAGGGTCATTTTCAGCTCTGGCTTTTAAAATTATGACCGATCCTTATGTAGGCAAATTGACATTCTTCCGCGTTTATTCAGGTACACTCTCATCCGGGTCTTACGTACGCAACTCTTCAAAAGATAACCGCGAACGCGTCGGCCGAATTTTGCAGATGCACGCCAATTCACGGGAAGAGATTTCTAAAGTCTACTCCGGTGATATTGCCGCCGGTATCGGTTTGAAAGACACGGCGACAGGTGATACACTTTGTGATGAGAAGGATCGGGTGATCCTTGAATCAATGGACTTTCCGGAAACGGTTATCTCCTTGTCGGTAGAGCCGAAATCAAAAGCGGATCAAGACAAAATGGGCGTTGCACTCGGCAAACTTTCGGAAGAAGATCCTACGTTTAAAACGTATACAGATGAGGAAACGGGCCAAACGGTCATTTCCGGTATGGGTGAATTGCACCTGGACATCATTGTGGACCGTTTGAAACGGGAATTTAAAGTCGAAGCCATCGTCGGCGCGCCGCAAGTCTCTTATCGTGAAACGATCAAAGCCTCTGCACAATGTGAAGGCAAGTTCATTCGCCAATCCGGAGGTCGTGGTCAATACGGCCATGTTTGGATTGAGTTTAGTCCGAATGAACAAGGCGCAGGCTTTGAATTTGAAAATGCGATCGTTGGCGGAGTTGTCCCGCGGGAGTACATTGGCTCAGTGGAACAAGGCGTGGAAGAAGCGTTGCAAAACGGTTTGCTTGCCGGTTATCCATTGATCGATGTAAAAGCGCGACTGTATGATGGGTCTTACCATGATGTGGATTCCAATGAAATGGCATTTAAAATTGCCGCTTCAATGGCGCTTAAAGAAGCAAAATCCAAGTGTGAACCAGCCCTGCTCGAACCGTTGATGAAAGTGGAAATCATCGTTCCTGAAGAATACATGGGCGATGTTATGGGTGACGTTACGTCACGGCGCGGCCGAGTTGAAGGAATGGGTGCCCGTGGGAACGCGCAAATCATCAGTGCTTTTGTGCCACTTGCAGAGATGTTTGGGTACGCAACAAACCTTCGTTCCAACACACAAGGACGCGGAACATATTCGATGCATTTTGATCATTACGCGGAAGTGCCGAAAAGCATTTCCGAAGAGATCATTAAAAAGAACACCGGTGAATAG
- the rpsL gene encoding 30S ribosomal protein S12 — protein MPTINQLVRKRRQTKPKTSDSPALNKGFDSIKKVPTNQSSPQKQGVCTRVGTMTPKKPNSALRKYARVRLTNGIEVTAYIPGIGHNLQEHSVVLIRGGRVKDLPGVRYHIVRGSLDTAGVQGRKQGRSKYGTKRAKK, from the coding sequence ATGCCAACGATTAATCAGCTTGTTCGCAAGCGACGCCAAACAAAACCGAAGACATCTGATTCGCCGGCACTTAACAAAGGTTTTGACAGCATTAAGAAAGTGCCGACCAATCAGTCTTCTCCGCAAAAACAAGGTGTTTGTACACGTGTCGGCACAATGACACCGAAAAAACCAAACTCGGCATTGCGTAAGTATGCCCGTGTTCGCTTGACCAATGGGATTGAAGTAACGGCATATATCCCGGGAATCGGCCACAATTTGCAAGAGCATAGTGTTGTGCTTATTCGCGGAGGCCGTGTGAAAGACCTTCCGGGTGTGCGCTATCACATTGTCCGAGGCAGCCTAGACACTGCAGGTGTCCAGGGTCGTAAGCAAGGCCGTTCCAAATACGGAACAAAACGTGCAAAAAAATAA
- the rpsG gene encoding 30S ribosomal protein S7, producing MPRKGPVPRREVLPDPIYNSKLVTRLINRIMIDGKKGKAQNILYKSFDLVRERSGEEPMEIFDQALKNIMPVLEVKARRVGGANYQVPIEVKPDRRTTLGLRWLVSYARLRGEKSMEERLANEILDAANNTGSAVRKREDTHRMAEANKAFAHYRW from the coding sequence ATGCCTCGTAAAGGTCCCGTGCCTCGTCGCGAAGTATTGCCGGATCCAATTTATAATTCCAAGTTGGTGACTCGGCTCATTAACCGTATTATGATTGACGGCAAAAAAGGGAAGGCGCAAAATATCCTGTATAAATCATTCGACTTAGTCCGTGAACGTAGCGGTGAGGAACCAATGGAAATCTTCGATCAGGCGTTGAAAAATATTATGCCTGTGCTTGAAGTTAAGGCCCGACGTGTCGGCGGTGCCAACTATCAGGTGCCGATCGAAGTGAAGCCCGACCGCCGTACGACCTTAGGATTGCGTTGGTTGGTCAGCTACGCGCGTTTGCGTGGAGAAAAATCAATGGAAGAGCGCTTGGCGAATGAAATATTGGATGCAGCCAATAATACCGGCTCCGCTGTCAGAAAGCGTGAAGATACGCATCGTATGGCAGAAGCAAATAAAGCCTTCGCCCATTACCGTTGGTAA
- the rpoC gene encoding DNA-directed RNA polymerase subunit beta' translates to MIDVNNFEYMKVGLASSDKIRNWSRGEVKKPETINYRTLKPEKDGLFCERIFGPQKDWECHCGKYKRVRYKGVVCDRCGVEVTRAKVRRERMGHIELAAPVSHIWYFKGIPSRMGLVLDMSPRSLEEVIYFASYVVTETGDTPLEYKQLLSEKEYRSYYDKYGRSFTAQMGAEAIRKILSDLNLEQEVKTLRDELETAQGQRRTRAIKRLEVLEAFRHSGNHPAWMIMDVLPIIPPELRPMVQLDGGRFATSDLNDLYRRVINRNNRLKRLLDLGAPSIIVQNEKRMLQEAVDALIDNGRRGRPITGPGNRPLKSLSHMLKGKQGRFRQNLLGKRVDYSGRSVIVVGPSLKMYQCGLPKEMALELFKPFVMKELVANGSAHNIKSAKRKVDRVQPEIWDVLEDVIKEHPVLLNRAPTLHRLGIQAFEPVLVEGRAIRLHPLVCTAYNADFDGDQMAVHVPLSAEAQAEARVLMMSAQNILNPKDGNPVVTPSQDMVLGNYYLTSERKNAAGEGAVFKDSNEAITAYQNGFVHLHTRVAVSVSSMKSSMFPEKAKDQLLLTSIGKLIFNEILPSSFPYINEPSAGNLVNETPEKYFVPKGTDVKSTLAEMEIVSPFKKGFLGDIIAEVFKKFQVTETSRMLDSMKDLGFYYSTKAGITVGISDVVVLPEKKEILDEAEEKVNRVMKQFRRGLITEDERYDKVISIWSEAKETIQERLMKTLDTANPIYMMSDSGSRGNASNFTQLAGMRGLMANPSGQIIELPIKSSFREGLTVLEYFISTHGARKGLADTALKTADSGYLTRRLVDVAQDVIVREDDCGTDRGLSVETLREGTEIIEGLYDRLVGRVAFQTVIHPDSGDVLAEKNDLITEDTAKAIVDAGIEKVTIRSVFACDTARGVCKKCYGRNLATGSDVEVGEAVGIISAQSIGEPGTQLTMRTFHTGGVAGDDITQGLPRIQELFEARNPKGQALITELEGTVSEIHDAGDKKDIIISGEIESKSYTTAYGARLRVAEGDHVEAGQALTEGSIDPKELLKVTGIKEVKEYLLKEVQKVYRMQGVEIGDKHVEVMVRQMLRKIRVNDSGDTDVLPGTLVEVNHFNDVNKDVLRSNQRPAVGTPVILGITKASLETDSFLSAASFQETTRVLTDAAIKGRADALLGLKENVILGKLVPAGTGMQRYRSLKADNGEENEAETVEEPESALSRR, encoded by the coding sequence TTGATAGATGTCAATAATTTTGAATACATGAAAGTAGGCCTTGCTTCTTCCGATAAGATCCGCAATTGGTCGAGAGGAGAAGTAAAAAAACCTGAAACCATCAACTATCGGACATTGAAACCGGAAAAAGATGGCTTGTTTTGCGAGCGTATTTTTGGTCCGCAAAAGGACTGGGAATGCCATTGCGGGAAATATAAGCGTGTCCGCTATAAAGGAGTTGTCTGTGACCGATGCGGGGTTGAAGTAACACGGGCGAAAGTACGCCGTGAGCGTATGGGGCACATTGAACTGGCAGCTCCGGTATCACACATTTGGTATTTTAAAGGTATTCCGAGTCGGATGGGGCTCGTTCTCGATATGTCCCCTCGCTCCCTCGAAGAAGTCATCTATTTTGCTTCATATGTTGTTACGGAAACAGGTGACACACCACTTGAATATAAACAGTTGCTTTCCGAAAAAGAATACCGCTCGTATTATGATAAATATGGACGTTCTTTCACCGCGCAAATGGGTGCGGAAGCGATTCGCAAGATTTTATCCGATTTAAATCTCGAGCAAGAAGTAAAAACGTTGCGAGATGAGCTTGAAACGGCACAAGGACAACGCCGCACACGTGCCATTAAACGTTTGGAAGTGCTGGAGGCTTTTCGCCATTCAGGCAATCACCCGGCATGGATGATCATGGACGTTCTCCCTATCATCCCGCCGGAATTGCGTCCAATGGTTCAGCTGGACGGTGGCCGGTTTGCCACTTCTGATTTGAATGATTTGTATCGTCGGGTGATTAACCGAAATAACCGCTTAAAGCGTTTATTGGATCTCGGAGCGCCAAGCATCATCGTCCAAAACGAAAAACGTATGCTCCAGGAAGCTGTTGATGCGCTTATTGATAACGGGAGGCGTGGCCGACCGATCACCGGTCCGGGAAACCGTCCGTTAAAATCACTTTCCCACATGCTCAAAGGGAAACAGGGACGATTCCGGCAAAATCTGCTCGGGAAGCGTGTCGACTACTCCGGCCGTTCGGTTATCGTCGTAGGTCCGAGTTTGAAAATGTATCAGTGCGGACTCCCGAAAGAAATGGCGCTGGAATTGTTTAAGCCTTTTGTCATGAAAGAGTTGGTGGCAAATGGATCGGCTCATAATATTAAAAGTGCCAAGAGGAAGGTCGATCGTGTCCAACCGGAAATATGGGATGTCCTTGAAGATGTGATCAAAGAACATCCGGTATTGCTAAACCGGGCACCAACGCTACACAGGTTGGGAATCCAGGCGTTTGAGCCGGTACTCGTTGAAGGTCGGGCCATTCGCCTGCATCCGCTCGTTTGTACGGCTTACAACGCGGACTTTGACGGGGACCAAATGGCGGTTCACGTGCCGCTATCGGCAGAAGCGCAAGCGGAAGCCCGGGTTCTGATGATGTCTGCGCAAAACATTCTAAACCCAAAGGACGGAAATCCGGTCGTTACGCCTTCACAGGATATGGTACTCGGGAACTATTACCTTACCTCCGAGCGTAAAAATGCCGCGGGTGAAGGGGCCGTATTCAAAGACAGCAACGAAGCAATTACGGCGTACCAAAATGGCTTTGTGCACCTGCATACACGTGTGGCTGTTTCGGTTTCTTCGATGAAAAGCAGTATGTTTCCCGAAAAAGCGAAAGATCAGTTGTTGCTGACATCGATCGGGAAATTGATATTCAATGAAATTTTACCAAGCAGCTTTCCGTATATTAATGAGCCCTCTGCCGGCAACTTGGTAAACGAAACACCGGAAAAATATTTTGTTCCGAAAGGAACGGATGTAAAAAGTACGCTAGCGGAAATGGAAATCGTGTCTCCATTTAAAAAAGGCTTTCTCGGTGACATCATCGCTGAAGTATTTAAGAAATTCCAGGTTACGGAAACCTCCCGGATGTTGGATAGCATGAAAGATCTTGGGTTCTACTACTCAACAAAAGCCGGTATTACAGTGGGCATTTCCGATGTGGTTGTTCTACCTGAAAAGAAAGAGATCCTCGATGAGGCCGAGGAGAAAGTTAACCGTGTGATGAAGCAGTTTAGACGCGGTTTGATCACGGAAGATGAAAGATACGACAAAGTCATCTCCATTTGGAGCGAAGCAAAAGAAACGATTCAAGAGCGTCTGATGAAAACACTGGATACGGCGAACCCAATCTATATGATGAGTGACTCCGGTTCTCGCGGGAACGCCTCTAACTTCACGCAGTTAGCCGGAATGCGCGGGTTGATGGCTAATCCGTCCGGACAAATCATCGAACTTCCCATTAAATCCAGTTTCCGGGAAGGTTTGACGGTATTGGAGTATTTTATTTCCACCCATGGTGCGCGCAAAGGTCTGGCAGACACAGCGCTGAAAACCGCCGATTCCGGTTACTTGACCCGCCGGCTCGTTGATGTTGCCCAAGATGTCATCGTTCGTGAAGACGATTGTGGAACAGATCGTGGGCTCTCGGTTGAGACATTACGGGAAGGAACGGAGATTATCGAAGGTCTATACGACCGGCTTGTGGGGCGCGTAGCGTTTCAAACGGTCATTCACCCTGACAGCGGCGATGTCCTCGCGGAAAAAAATGACTTGATCACTGAAGATACCGCGAAAGCGATTGTCGATGCCGGTATTGAAAAGGTAACGATCCGTTCTGTCTTTGCCTGTGACACTGCCCGTGGCGTTTGCAAAAAATGCTATGGCCGTAATTTGGCGACCGGCAGCGATGTTGAGGTTGGAGAAGCGGTTGGCATTATCTCCGCGCAATCCATCGGTGAGCCGGGAACACAGTTAACGATGCGTACGTTCCACACCGGCGGGGTGGCCGGTGATGACATTACCCAAGGTCTCCCGCGTATTCAAGAACTTTTTGAAGCCCGTAACCCGAAAGGGCAGGCGCTTATTACCGAACTTGAGGGTACGGTAAGTGAGATTCACGATGCGGGAGACAAGAAAGACATCATTATCAGCGGGGAGATCGAATCGAAATCTTATACAACCGCGTACGGTGCACGGTTACGTGTGGCAGAAGGAGATCATGTTGAAGCCGGCCAAGCGCTCACGGAAGGTTCCATTGATCCGAAAGAATTGCTGAAAGTAACCGGCATTAAGGAAGTTAAGGAATACTTGCTCAAGGAAGTTCAGAAAGTCTATCGTATGCAGGGCGTGGAAATTGGCGATAAGCACGTAGAAGTCATGGTTCGGCAGATGCTCCGTAAAATCCGCGTAAATGACTCGGGGGATACGGATGTATTGCCTGGCACATTGGTGGAAGTGAACCACTTCAATGATGTTAACAAAGATGTGCTTCGCAGCAACCAGCGCCCGGCGGTCGGTACACCTGTTATTCTTGGGATCACAAAAGCTTCCCTTGAGACTGACTCTTTCCTATCGGCGGCCTCCTTCCAGGAAACAACCCGTGTCCTTACGGATGCGGCGATCAAAGGAAGGGCAGACGCGTTGCTCGGCTTAAAAGAAAACGTGATTCTCGGAAAACTCGTACCGGCGGGAACAGGCATGCAACGCTATCGCTCTCTCAAAGCGGATAACGGCGAAGAAAATGAAGCAGAAACTGTGGAGGAGCCTGAAAGTGCTCTTTCGCGTCGGTAA